From Caloranaerobacter ferrireducens, the proteins below share one genomic window:
- a CDS encoding GerAB/ArcD/ProY family transporter, which produces MLKGNDKISANQVMFILLTTIIGVGILSLPRSVVEKASTDGWILIILGGITACILTAISVKLVNMFTNKTVVEFGRELITTPISNIVSIILFVYFIIFSAFEIRIFAEVVKMFLLDDTPTEIIIISMLFVSAYLVRGGIEGLARMAELILPVVVIPVFLLLLSLIPDLDFTNLLPIFRTNPLDIIKSVHITFFSFMGYELILLISAYVKDTENLMKFNILSILIVTLVYISFFVVSLSRFGENEVKHLLWPTLSLMKTIDLPGAFIENIEGIVMGLWVLSVFASLSPFYYSAALILCKLCRLKEHKYFVLPIMPFIYILSLVPDNIASAYDIMEKFTNYLGTFVVVIIPIGYLIVALIRNKGAANNG; this is translated from the coding sequence ATGCTTAAAGGCAACGATAAGATATCAGCAAATCAAGTGATGTTTATTTTGCTTACGACAATCATTGGAGTAGGAATATTATCACTTCCCAGAAGTGTAGTTGAAAAGGCTAGTACTGACGGATGGATTCTAATAATATTAGGTGGAATTACTGCATGTATTTTAACTGCAATATCAGTGAAGTTAGTTAATATGTTTACAAATAAAACTGTAGTGGAGTTTGGAAGAGAGTTAATTACAACTCCTATTTCTAATATTGTTTCAATTATATTATTTGTATACTTTATTATATTTTCTGCATTTGAAATAAGAATTTTTGCAGAGGTTGTTAAAATGTTTCTATTAGATGATACTCCAACAGAAATTATTATAATTTCAATGCTTTTTGTTAGTGCATATTTAGTAAGAGGAGGAATAGAAGGGTTAGCTAGAATGGCAGAATTAATACTGCCTGTAGTTGTTATACCCGTATTTTTATTACTATTGTCTTTAATTCCAGATTTAGATTTTACTAATCTTTTACCAATTTTTAGAACAAATCCGTTAGATATTATTAAATCTGTCCATATAACTTTTTTTAGTTTTATGGGGTATGAATTGATATTACTTATTTCAGCTTATGTGAAAGATACTGAAAACCTTATGAAATTCAATATCTTATCAATATTAATTGTAACACTTGTTTATATATCCTTTTTTGTAGTTTCATTAAGTAGGTTTGGTGAAAATGAAGTAAAGCACTTACTGTGGCCAACATTATCTCTTATGAAAACTATAGATTTACCAGGAGCTTTTATTGAAAACATAGAAGGTATAGTAATGGGGCTTTGGGTTTTGTCGGTATTTGCATCTTTATCTCCATTTTATTATTCAGCTGCTTTAATTTTGTGTAAATTATGTAGATTAAAAGAGCATAAATATTTTGTATTGCCAATAATGCCTTTTATTTACATATTATCTTTAGTTCCTGATAATATAGCATCAGCTTATGATATCATGGAAAAGTTTACTAATTATTTAGGAACTTTTGTAGTTGTAATTATACCGATTGGTTACTTGATTGTAGCTCTAATTAGGAATAAGGGGGCTGCTAATAATGGTTAA
- the spoIIR gene encoding stage II sporulation protein R has translation MVRYKKTLSFALIFVLLIVSSIVFLSDVYKNRESYKNNLIRFHVIANSDSPEDQQLKLKVRDRIINEMNSKFEKASSLDESKKIILDNLDTIEYIAEKQIRESGKNYDVNVQFGEYDFPTKSYGNFTLPAGRYQAVRVVIGEGKGKNWWCVMFPPLCFIDITHGITNNKIEEELKGVLTEEEYNMIINANNEREVPLKLKFKVVELLEKGKLRFAKMLVGLGTGY, from the coding sequence ATGGTACGTTATAAAAAAACATTATCTTTTGCATTAATATTTGTATTGCTTATTGTTAGTAGTATAGTTTTTTTAAGTGATGTATATAAAAATAGAGAAAGCTATAAAAATAATTTAATACGATTTCATGTAATAGCTAATAGTGATTCGCCTGAAGATCAGCAATTAAAGCTGAAAGTTAGAGATAGAATAATTAATGAAATGAATTCAAAATTTGAAAAAGCATCTTCATTAGATGAAAGTAAAAAAATAATTTTAGATAATTTAGATACAATTGAGTACATAGCAGAAAAGCAGATTAGAGAGTCAGGTAAGAATTATGATGTAAATGTGCAATTTGGAGAATACGATTTTCCTACAAAGTCATATGGGAACTTTACTTTACCAGCAGGTAGATATCAAGCTGTTAGAGTTGTAATAGGAGAAGGTAAAGGTAAAAACTGGTGGTGTGTTATGTTTCCACCATTATGCTTTATCGATATTACTCATGGAATTACAAATAACAAGATAGAAGAAGAGCTAAAGGGAGTATTAACAGAAGAAGAATATAACATGATAATAAATGCTAATAATGAACGAGAAGTACCTTTGAAACTTAAATTTAAGGTAGTTGAACTTCTTGAAAAGGGCAAATTAAGATTTGCAAAGATGCTTGTAGGACTGGGTACTGGGTACTAG
- a CDS encoding spore germination protein, with product MPLRKRNKKEDTKQKNSISISKDIDMNLKKIKEILKDCDDIVYREFTVGERQNFRFAIVYVDGLADKMLVSDYVLESLMHQARGLEPNPNGVKNNLYELVKKGNIAITEIKEVETLNEAIDNILAGETILLINRYQKIIIVSSRGWPVRGLAEPQTETVIRGPRDGFVETLKVNTTLVRRRIRDPKLKIKNMQIGRRSKTDVAVLYIEDVANKELVEEVIKRLKTIKVDVVLESGIIEQFIEDNWISPFPQVENTERPDAVAAALYEGRVAILIDNTPFALIVPVTISTLLQSSEDYYERWIITSLIRILRYIASFMALLLPSIYIAVTAYHPGMLPTQLALYVAATREGVPFPAIIEAFIMEVTIELLREAGMRLSGPIGTTIGIVGGLVIGQAAVEAGIVSPMMVIIVALTTIASFAVPSYNIATGFRFVRFGIMIFSAILGLYGIMLALLILGTHLVRLESFGVPYMSPYVSFSETYNDLKDSLVRMPIQTMKRRPKFTNVYDKDRIFSDSEE from the coding sequence ATGCCACTTAGGAAAAGAAATAAAAAAGAAGATACTAAACAAAAAAATAGCATATCTATATCAAAAGACATAGACATGAATTTGAAAAAGATAAAAGAGATATTGAAAGATTGTGATGACATAGTTTATAGAGAATTTACAGTTGGAGAAAGACAAAATTTCAGATTTGCAATTGTATATGTAGATGGTCTTGCTGACAAAATGCTAGTAAGCGATTATGTATTAGAATCCCTTATGCATCAGGCTAGAGGGTTAGAACCTAATCCTAATGGTGTTAAAAATAATTTATATGAATTAGTTAAAAAAGGGAATATTGCGATTACAGAGATAAAAGAAGTAGAAACTTTAAATGAGGCAATAGATAACATACTAGCAGGTGAAACAATACTTTTAATAAATAGATATCAAAAGATTATAATCGTATCGTCTCGTGGATGGCCTGTAAGAGGTTTGGCAGAACCTCAGACAGAGACAGTGATAAGAGGTCCAAGAGATGGTTTTGTAGAAACGCTTAAAGTCAATACTACATTGGTTAGAAGAAGAATAAGAGACCCTAAGCTTAAAATAAAAAACATGCAGATTGGCAGAAGGTCTAAAACAGATGTAGCTGTACTCTATATAGAGGATGTAGCAAATAAAGAGCTTGTTGAAGAGGTTATAAAGAGGCTTAAGACTATTAAAGTAGATGTAGTTTTAGAGAGTGGGATTATAGAGCAGTTTATAGAAGATAATTGGATATCACCTTTTCCACAGGTAGAGAATACAGAAAGACCTGATGCTGTAGCAGCAGCCTTATATGAAGGAAGAGTTGCTATACTTATTGATAATACACCTTTTGCACTTATAGTACCAGTAACTATTAGTACTTTACTACAGTCTTCTGAAGATTATTATGAAAGATGGATTATTACTTCTTTAATTAGAATTTTGAGATATATTGCATCTTTCATGGCTTTGTTATTACCTTCTATTTATATAGCAGTTACAGCATATCATCCAGGGATGCTTCCGACACAATTAGCTTTATATGTGGCAGCAACAAGAGAAGGAGTGCCATTCCCTGCTATTATTGAAGCATTTATTATGGAGGTTACTATAGAACTTCTTAGAGAAGCAGGTATGAGATTATCAGGACCTATTGGTACTACTATAGGTATAGTTGGAGGTTTAGTAATAGGTCAAGCAGCCGTTGAAGCAGGAATCGTGAGTCCTATGATGGTTATTATAGTTGCACTTACAACAATAGCATCATTTGCTGTACCTAGCTACAATATTGCAACGGGTTTTCGTTTTGTAAGGTTTGGTATAATGATTTTTTCAGCGATATTAGGGTTATACGGTATAATGTTAGCTTTATTAATATTAGGGACTCATTTGGTTAGATTAGAAAGTTTTGGGGTACCTTATATGTCACCTTATGTTTCTTTTAGTGAAACATATAACGACTTGAAGGATAGTTTAGTTAGAATGCCTATTCAGACTATGAAAAGAAGACCTAAATTTACAAATGTTTACGATAAAGACAGAATATTTTCTGACAGCGAAGAATAA
- a CDS encoding CLC_0170 family protein — protein sequence MSLIKSVINELKELYSLYMVFLVVFIGLFTYFADGIHLKTKGNIKESTLAKIIGIVYIIGGPLFYVLLKIL from the coding sequence TTGTCTTTAATAAAGTCAGTTATAAATGAACTTAAAGAGTTATATAGCTTATATATGGTTTTTTTAGTAGTGTTTATAGGTTTATTTACATATTTTGCTGATGGAATACACTTAAAAACTAAGGGAAATATTAAAGAATCGACTTTAGCAAAAATAATAGGAATTGTATATATAATTGGAGGACCATTATTTTATGTTTTACTTAAGATTTTGTGA
- the sleB gene encoding spore cortex-lytic enzyme, whose amino-acid sequence MKKLVLLLSIFTLIFFSVYTAYIDTNVTSAYKAYAISRVLYWGSRGDDVKQVQSRLLKWGYYTGRVDGIYGAGTYRAVRRFQRKNGLKVDGIVGPQTAAALGISFKRATRNVTRNDNVYLLARAVHGEARGEPYIGKVAVAAVILNRVEHPSFPNTIASVIYQPGAFTAVSDGQINLAPDKDSIRAARDAMNGWDPSYGSLYYWNPATATSRWIWSRKVIVKIGKHWFGK is encoded by the coding sequence TTGAAAAAATTAGTTTTATTATTAAGTATATTTACATTGATATTTTTTTCTGTATATACAGCCTATATCGATACAAATGTTACATCGGCTTATAAAGCTTATGCGATAAGCAGAGTTTTATATTGGGGTTCTAGAGGAGATGATGTAAAACAAGTTCAATCTAGATTACTTAAATGGGGTTATTATACAGGAAGAGTGGATGGTATATATGGTGCTGGAACATATAGAGCGGTCCGTAGATTTCAAAGGAAAAATGGTTTAAAGGTAGATGGTATTGTAGGGCCTCAAACAGCTGCTGCACTTGGTATTAGTTTTAAACGTGCTACTAGAAATGTAACAAGAAATGATAATGTATATCTACTAGCAAGAGCCGTACATGGTGAAGCAAGAGGAGAGCCTTATATAGGTAAAGTAGCAGTTGCCGCAGTAATATTAAACAGAGTAGAACATCCATCTTTTCCAAATACTATAGCGAGTGTTATCTATCAACCAGGAGCTTTTACAGCCGTTAGTGATGGTCAGATAAATTTAGCGCCAGACAAGGATTCAATACGAGCTGCAAGAGATGCTATGAACGGTTGGGATCCATCGTATGGCAGTCTTTATTATTGGAATCCTGCTACAGCTACAAGTAGGTGGATATGGTCTAGAAAAGTTATAGTAAAAATTGGTAAGCACTGGTTTGGCAAATAG
- a CDS encoding Ger(x)C family spore germination protein, which yields MVKLSKTIIVLMCVIILTGCWDKVEINDRAFISAIGVDVQREGGELDKNKTGYKKLIVTFVFPNVKAIRKGGGGEKPRFILSSMGQNIFHVSNTLTTRSNKTMFFGHTKAIIIGEKVVRDSETLKHIFDELERSHAIGRKVGVFISQGEAKKVIEIEPSLESVTGTYLAGLSKAQERSSRFTPKTIGDILPSLHDCKCALIPRIVPANKEIKVAGAAVIRDYKLVGWLGEVENRSVMFITDEVTSEDIIITDDNVVVSYAVTDSVAKKTGKIENGQIIINITVSMEGVLEQYKLETGKDVLDDKLLRRLEGLIENKVKNEIEETLKKIQKEFKADVIGIGEYLCKFKPDIWEKVKDDWENVFPEVKVKVDVKAKIRRIGMTK from the coding sequence ATGGTTAAGCTAAGTAAAACAATTATCGTTCTCATGTGTGTAATAATACTAACAGGATGTTGGGATAAAGTTGAAATAAATGATAGAGCTTTTATTTCAGCAATAGGAGTAGATGTGCAAAGAGAGGGAGGAGAGCTTGATAAAAACAAAACAGGGTATAAAAAACTTATTGTAACTTTTGTTTTCCCTAACGTTAAGGCAATTAGAAAAGGTGGCGGAGGCGAAAAGCCAAGATTTATTTTAAGTAGTATGGGACAAAACATATTTCATGTTTCTAATACACTGACAACTAGATCTAATAAGACAATGTTCTTTGGACATACTAAGGCGATAATTATTGGAGAAAAAGTTGTTAGAGACAGTGAAACGTTAAAGCATATATTTGATGAGCTTGAGAGATCTCATGCAATAGGTAGGAAAGTAGGTGTTTTTATATCTCAGGGAGAAGCAAAAAAGGTTATAGAAATAGAGCCTAGTTTAGAGTCTGTTACAGGAACATATTTAGCAGGATTATCTAAAGCACAAGAAAGGAGCTCTAGATTCACTCCCAAAACTATTGGAGATATTTTACCGAGTTTGCATGATTGCAAGTGTGCTTTAATACCAAGAATAGTACCTGCTAATAAAGAGATAAAAGTTGCAGGAGCGGCTGTAATTAGAGATTATAAGCTTGTAGGATGGCTTGGTGAAGTAGAAAACAGAAGTGTAATGTTTATAACTGATGAAGTTACTTCTGAAGATATAATTATAACTGATGATAATGTTGTAGTATCATATGCTGTTACAGATTCAGTAGCTAAAAAAACTGGTAAGATAGAGAATGGCCAAATAATAATTAATATAACAGTTAGTATGGAAGGTGTGCTAGAACAGTATAAACTTGAAACGGGAAAAGATGTTTTAGATGATAAATTATTAAGAAGGTTAGAAGGGTTAATCGAAAATAAGGTAAAAAATGAAATCGAGGAAACCCTAAAAAAAATACAGAAAGAATTTAAGGCAGATGTAATTGGAATTGGAGAATATTTATGTAAATTTAAGCCAGATATTTGGGAGAAAGTTAAAGATGATTGGGAGAATGTATTCCCAGAAGTAAAAGTAAAAGTTGATGTAAAAGCTAAGATAAGAAGGATAGGAATGACTAAGTAA